A DNA window from Streptomyces sp. CA-278952 contains the following coding sequences:
- a CDS encoding putative leader peptide translates to MTDTDVRLWRRVHMDLVRYAGCVCRPSC, encoded by the coding sequence ATGACCGACACCGATGTGCGCCTGTGGCGGAGGGTCCATATGGACCTCGTCCGTTACGCGGGCTGCGTGTGTCGCCCGTCCTGCTGA
- a CDS encoding cysteine dioxygenase produces the protein MSSPRSAVPTAAAVPSPSAPVTGGSATSSAAAPTVAELMDFVRGAARDEALIASLPLDPAGRTWIRLDGPGGSEAWLIGWPPGTGTGWHDHADSFGAFTTVAGVLKEHSLAVRLPTDGWKTLELTDGVDRARNLATGQGRAFGQNHVHEVLNESEVAHAVSVHAYYPPLPRIRRFSRTGAVLRLEQTESPEEWQ, from the coding sequence GTGTCTTCCCCTCGCTCCGCCGTGCCCACGGCAGCCGCTGTTCCTTCCCCTTCCGCCCCCGTGACCGGCGGCTCCGCAACCTCGTCCGCCGCCGCACCGACGGTCGCGGAGCTGATGGACTTCGTCCGCGGCGCCGCTCGGGACGAGGCGCTCATCGCCTCGTTGCCCCTCGATCCGGCGGGCCGCACCTGGATCCGGCTCGACGGACCGGGAGGCAGCGAAGCGTGGCTGATCGGCTGGCCGCCGGGCACCGGCACGGGCTGGCACGATCACGCCGACTCGTTCGGCGCGTTCACCACCGTGGCCGGCGTCCTCAAGGAGCACTCGCTGGCCGTGCGGCTGCCCACCGATGGCTGGAAGACGCTGGAGCTGACGGACGGGGTGGACCGGGCGAGGAACCTGGCGACCGGTCAGGGCAGGGCCTTCGGGCAGAACCACGTCCATGAGGTCCTCAACGAGTCCGAGGTCGCCCACGCGGTCTCCGTCCACGCCTACTACCCGCCCCTGCCGCGGATCCGCCGGTTCAGCCGCACCGGCGCGGTGCTCCGCCTGGAGCAGACCGAGAGCCCGGAGGAGTGGCAGTGA
- a CDS encoding rhodanese-like domain-containing protein, which translates to MSEDRNTDRGEAVPDAPTPMGIDELLERVRAGYDRIGPPEAAAAAEAGALLVDIRYGALRDRDGLIPGALVVERNELEWRLDPRGSHRAAEAVGHDLRIVVICNEGYASSLAVASLRQLGLHRATDLIGGFQAWRGAGLPVISAATST; encoded by the coding sequence GTGAGCGAGGACCGGAACACGGACCGGGGCGAGGCCGTACCGGACGCCCCGACGCCCATGGGCATCGACGAACTGCTGGAGCGGGTCAGGGCCGGCTACGACCGGATCGGCCCGCCCGAGGCTGCCGCGGCGGCGGAGGCCGGGGCGCTCCTGGTGGACATCCGGTACGGGGCGCTCCGCGACCGGGACGGGCTGATCCCGGGCGCGCTGGTCGTCGAACGCAACGAACTGGAGTGGCGGCTCGACCCCCGGGGCAGCCACCGCGCCGCCGAAGCGGTCGGCCACGACCTGCGGATCGTCGTCATCTGCAACGAGGGCTACGCCTCCAGCCTCGCGGTCGCCTCGCTGCGGCAGCTGGGCCTGCACCGGGCCACCGACCTGATCGGCGGCTTCCAGGCGTGGCGCGGCGCGGGCCTTCCGGTCATCTCCGCCGCCACCTCCACCTGA
- a CDS encoding DUF6197 family protein, translating to MATALLTPDQLDGQASRLHDTQAWQQIVTGWERTIPEPSEPVLTPAEATSARLVEPTKPAEPGPAEPFDWRNLLSVPVDRLVDDTLRALPAAPPDERPLPGRMGAMLPDRVHLWRRVGQSDLRPSTHLGYARQILAEWGWQNTPYRLRNTRGARCVCGALISAHRLGYGSLETVDRAGAWLIAELRAQGWPGLIGPWNRHPGRTAADALALVDATIRRASLAGQ from the coding sequence ATGGCGACCGCTCTCCTCACCCCCGACCAGCTCGACGGCCAGGCTTCCCGGCTGCACGACACTCAGGCGTGGCAGCAGATCGTCACGGGCTGGGAGCGCACGATTCCCGAACCCTCGGAGCCCGTGCTCACTCCGGCGGAGGCGACGTCCGCACGGCTCGTGGAGCCCACGAAACCTGCGGAACCCGGGCCCGCAGAGCCCTTCGACTGGCGGAACCTGCTGTCCGTACCCGTGGACCGGCTGGTCGACGACACCCTGCGGGCACTGCCCGCCGCGCCCCCGGACGAGCGCCCGCTGCCCGGGAGGATGGGCGCGATGCTGCCCGACCGCGTCCACCTCTGGCGGCGGGTCGGGCAGAGCGACCTCCGCCCGTCGACCCATCTCGGCTACGCACGGCAGATCCTGGCCGAGTGGGGCTGGCAGAACACCCCGTACCGGCTGCGGAACACCCGCGGCGCACGCTGCGTCTGCGGGGCCCTCATCTCCGCGCACCGCCTCGGCTACGGCTCCCTCGAAACCGTGGACCGGGCGGGTGCCTGGCTGATCGCGGAGCTGCGCGCGCAGGGGTGGCCCGGACTGATCGGCCCCTGGAACCGCCATCCCGGCCGCACCGCGGCGGACGCCCTGGCCCTCGTCGACGCCACCATCCGCCGCGCGTCCCTGGCGGGACAGTGA
- the recX gene encoding recombination regulator RecX — MTRRTEWLGGPAEPGGDPESDYGPAEPEAGSGPRPGRRSRGGASAGSGFGEGAGRRARSGTRSSGSPPSSRAEKGEPRDPVEQARNICLRLLTGTPRTRKQLADALRKREIPDEAAEEVLARFEDVGLIDDAAFAGAWVESRHHGRGLARRALVRELRTKGVDSTVIDEAVGRLDPDQEEETARELVARKLRSTRGLDRDKRLRRLAGMLARKGYGEGMALRVVRQALEEEGEDTEGLDEPF, encoded by the coding sequence GTGACACGTCGTACGGAGTGGCTGGGCGGCCCTGCCGAGCCCGGCGGCGACCCCGAATCCGACTACGGGCCCGCCGAGCCGGAGGCGGGCTCCGGGCCGCGGCCCGGGCGCCGCTCACGCGGGGGAGCGAGTGCCGGGAGCGGATTCGGCGAGGGGGCGGGTCGCCGTGCCCGCTCCGGCACCAGGAGCAGCGGCTCCCCTCCCTCGTCGAGGGCCGAGAAGGGGGAGCCGCGTGACCCGGTCGAGCAGGCGCGCAACATCTGCCTGCGGCTGCTCACCGGGACGCCGCGAACGCGCAAACAGCTCGCGGACGCCCTGCGCAAGCGGGAGATCCCGGATGAGGCGGCCGAGGAAGTGCTCGCCCGCTTCGAAGACGTCGGGCTGATCGACGATGCGGCGTTCGCCGGGGCATGGGTGGAGTCCCGGCACCACGGCCGGGGGCTCGCGCGCCGTGCCCTCGTCCGTGAGCTGCGGACGAAGGGCGTGGACTCCACCGTGATCGACGAGGCGGTCGGCCGGCTCGACCCGGATCAGGAGGAGGAGACGGCGCGGGAGCTCGTGGCCCGCAAACTCCGCTCCACGCGGGGTCTGGACCGGGACAAGCGGCTGCGTCGTCTGGCGGGGATGCTCGCACGCAAGGGATACGGGGAAGGCATGGCCCTGCGGGTGGTGCGCCAGGCGCTGGAGGAGGAGGGCGAGGACACGGAAGGCCTGGACGAGCCTTTCTGA
- the recA gene encoding recombinase RecA: MAAGNDREKALDAALAQIERQFGKGAVMRLGERPNEPIEVIPTGSTALDVALGVGGLPRGRVVEVYGPESSGKTTLTLHAVANAQKLGGSVAFIDAEHALDPEYAKKLGVDIDNLILSQPDNGEQALEIVDMLVRSGALDLIVIDSVAALVPRAEIEGEMGDSHVGLQARLMSQALRKITSALNQSKTTAIFINQLREKIGVMFGSPETTTGGRALKFYASVRLDIRRIETLKDGTDAVGNRTRVKVVKNKVAPPFKQAEFDILYGQGISREGGLIDMGVDHGFVRKAGAWYTYEGDQLGQGKENARNFLKDNPDLANEIEKKILEKLGIGVRPDAAAGEPAADAPAAAAAAPAADGAAKPATTAAAKAKPAKTAAAKS; this comes from the coding sequence ATGGCAGCAGGTAACGACCGCGAGAAGGCGCTGGACGCCGCACTCGCACAGATTGAACGGCAATTCGGCAAGGGGGCGGTGATGCGCCTGGGTGAGCGGCCGAACGAGCCCATCGAGGTCATCCCCACGGGATCGACCGCTCTCGACGTCGCTCTCGGTGTCGGCGGTCTGCCGCGTGGCCGTGTGGTGGAGGTGTACGGGCCGGAGTCCTCCGGCAAGACGACGCTGACGCTGCACGCGGTGGCGAACGCGCAGAAGCTCGGCGGCTCGGTGGCGTTCATCGACGCCGAGCACGCGCTGGACCCGGAGTACGCGAAGAAGCTCGGCGTCGACATCGACAACCTCATCCTGTCCCAGCCGGACAACGGTGAGCAGGCGCTGGAGATCGTCGACATGCTGGTGCGATCCGGCGCCCTGGACCTGATCGTCATCGACTCCGTGGCGGCCCTGGTGCCCCGTGCGGAGATCGAGGGCGAGATGGGCGACTCGCACGTGGGTCTCCAGGCGCGTCTGATGAGCCAGGCCCTCCGCAAGATCACCAGTGCGCTCAACCAGTCCAAGACCACCGCGATCTTCATCAACCAGCTCCGCGAGAAGATCGGCGTGATGTTCGGCTCCCCGGAGACCACCACCGGTGGCCGGGCGCTGAAGTTCTACGCCTCGGTGCGCCTGGACATCCGCCGGATCGAGACGCTCAAGGACGGCACCGACGCCGTCGGCAACCGCACCCGCGTCAAGGTCGTCAAGAACAAGGTCGCTCCGCCGTTCAAGCAGGCGGAGTTCGACATCCTCTACGGCCAGGGGATCAGCCGCGAGGGCGGTCTGATCGACATGGGCGTGGACCACGGCTTCGTCCGCAAGGCCGGCGCCTGGTACACGTACGAGGGCGATCAGCTCGGCCAGGGCAAGGAGAACGCCCGCAACTTCCTCAAGGACAACCCCGACCTCGCCAACGAGATCGAGAAGAAGATCCTGGAGAAGCTGGGTATCGGTGTCCGTCCGGACGCCGCTGCGGGCGAGCCTGCCGCGGACGCCCCTGCGGCAGCAGCCGCAGCGCCGGCGGCCGACGGGGCGGCGAAGCCGGCGACCACCGCGGCCGCCAAGGCCAAGCCGGCCAAGACCGCGGCGGCCAAGAGCTAG
- a CDS encoding AI-2E family transporter yields the protein MPGWLPRAMVLALALYACFQLGSWAFYQLIGLLTNVLIAFFLALAIEPAVGRMAGRGMRRGLATFLVFLAVTIFGVGFVVLLGSMLAGQIVDMVDEFPKYIDSVINWVNQTFRTELSRVEVQDSLLHSDWLQKYVQNSATGVLDVSTTVLGGLFRLLTIFLFSFYFAADGPRLRRALCSVLPPARQTEVLRAWEIAVDKTGGYIYSRGLMALISGVAHYVLLVILGVPYAPALAVWVGLVSQFIPTIGTYLAGALPMLIAFTIDPWYALYVLGFVVIYQQFENYVLQPKLTAKTVDIHPAVAFGSVIAGTALLGAVGALVAIPAIATLQAFLGAYVKRYDVTDDPRVHGGSSRAPGRPLPSRIRRLVWPRR from the coding sequence ATGCCCGGCTGGCTGCCGCGTGCGATGGTGCTGGCCCTGGCGCTCTACGCCTGCTTCCAGCTCGGCAGTTGGGCGTTCTACCAGCTCATCGGGTTGCTGACGAACGTGCTGATCGCGTTCTTCCTCGCGCTCGCCATCGAGCCCGCGGTCGGCCGGATGGCGGGTCGCGGCATGCGCCGCGGGCTGGCCACGTTCCTCGTCTTCCTCGCAGTGACGATCTTCGGCGTCGGATTCGTGGTGCTGTTGGGGTCGATGCTCGCGGGCCAGATCGTCGACATGGTCGACGAGTTCCCCAAGTACATCGACTCGGTGATCAACTGGGTCAACCAAACCTTCCGTACCGAACTCTCCCGGGTCGAGGTCCAGGACAGCCTGCTGCACTCCGACTGGCTGCAGAAGTACGTCCAGAACAGCGCCACCGGAGTGCTCGATGTCTCCACCACGGTCCTCGGCGGGCTGTTCCGGCTGTTGACGATCTTCCTGTTCTCCTTCTACTTCGCGGCCGACGGCCCCCGGCTCCGCCGCGCCCTGTGCTCCGTCCTGCCCCCGGCCCGGCAGACCGAGGTGCTGCGCGCCTGGGAGATCGCGGTCGACAAGACCGGCGGATACATCTACTCGCGCGGTCTGATGGCGTTGATCTCCGGCGTGGCGCACTACGTCCTGCTGGTGATCCTCGGGGTGCCCTACGCCCCGGCACTCGCCGTCTGGGTCGGACTCGTCTCGCAGTTCATCCCCACCATCGGCACGTATCTCGCAGGCGCCCTGCCCATGCTGATCGCCTTCACGATCGACCCCTGGTACGCGCTGTACGTGCTCGGGTTCGTCGTGATCTACCAGCAGTTCGAGAACTACGTGCTCCAGCCCAAGCTGACCGCGAAGACCGTCGACATCCACCCCGCGGTCGCCTTCGGATCGGTCATCGCCGGCACGGCCCTGCTCGGCGCGGTCGGAGCGCTGGTCGCCATTCCCGCCATCGCCACCCTCCAGGCGTTCCTCGGCGCCTATGTGAAGCGGTACGACGTCACCGACGACCCACGCGTGCACGGGGGCAGCAGCCGCGCGCCCGGGAGGCCGTTGCCGTCCCGGATACGCCGTCTGGTGTGGCCTCGGCGGTAG
- a CDS encoding DUF3046 domain-containing protein, which yields MRLTIFWERMADHFGAAYADFFARDHVMAELGGRTVHQALDAGWDAKDVWRGVCTAMDVPADRR from the coding sequence ATGCGGTTGACGATTTTCTGGGAGCGGATGGCCGACCACTTCGGTGCGGCGTACGCGGACTTCTTCGCCCGTGACCACGTGATGGCCGAACTCGGCGGCCGCACGGTGCACCAGGCCCTGGACGCGGGCTGGGACGCCAAGGACGTCTGGCGCGGGGTCTGTACGGCCATGGACGTTCCGGCCGACAGGCGCTGA
- a CDS encoding AzlD domain-containing protein, producing the protein MNVWIAIGLTVAGCYLAKLLGLLVPAGVLERPLVQRMAALLPVALLAALTAQQTFGDGQQLVLDARAAGLGAAALALVLRAPFLVVVGAGVLVTAGVRALA; encoded by the coding sequence ATGAACGTCTGGATCGCCATCGGACTGACCGTGGCGGGCTGCTACCTCGCCAAGCTCCTGGGCCTGCTGGTGCCCGCGGGCGTGCTGGAGCGACCGCTGGTCCAGCGGATGGCAGCCCTGCTGCCCGTGGCGTTGCTGGCGGCTCTCACCGCACAGCAGACCTTCGGCGACGGTCAGCAACTCGTCCTCGACGCCCGTGCCGCCGGTCTCGGGGCAGCGGCACTCGCGCTGGTCCTCCGCGCTCCCTTCCTGGTCGTCGTCGGTGCGGGAGTCCTGGTCACGGCCGGCGTCCGGGCACTGGCCTGA
- a CDS encoding AzlC family ABC transporter permease translates to MAEQTAFPGSTGAPGAVSPGPPGRPAEALPDKPDAAVVRDALGVGIAVGLSGFAFGVTSAGSGLSLLQTCVLSLLVFTGASQFALVGALAAGGNPYTAAAGAFFLGVRNAFYGLRLSQLLALPRAVRPFAAHWVIDETTAVTLPQPTRRAARIGFTVTGLTLYVLWNLTTLVGALGAEALGDTDAWGLDAASPAVFLALLAPMLRSTMERVTAGLAVLLALTLLPVLPAGVPVLLSALAAPVVLFLMGRTKRGPDPEGPEDRAAPRQKKTAQREKEERHP, encoded by the coding sequence GTGGCAGAACAGACAGCATTCCCAGGGAGCACCGGCGCGCCCGGTGCCGTATCGCCGGGTCCGCCCGGCCGGCCGGCCGAGGCCCTTCCGGACAAGCCGGACGCGGCCGTCGTCCGCGACGCGCTCGGTGTCGGCATCGCCGTCGGGCTCTCCGGCTTCGCCTTCGGCGTCACCTCCGCCGGCTCCGGCCTCAGCCTGCTCCAGACCTGCGTCCTGAGTCTTCTCGTCTTCACCGGCGCCTCGCAGTTCGCCCTGGTCGGCGCGCTGGCCGCGGGCGGCAATCCCTACACTGCGGCGGCCGGGGCCTTTTTCCTGGGCGTCCGGAACGCGTTCTACGGTCTGCGGCTCTCCCAACTGCTCGCGCTCCCCCGCGCGGTACGGCCCTTCGCCGCCCACTGGGTCATCGACGAGACGACCGCGGTCACCCTGCCCCAGCCCACCCGGCGGGCCGCGCGCATCGGCTTCACGGTCACCGGACTCACCCTGTACGTGCTGTGGAACCTCACCACCCTCGTGGGAGCCCTGGGCGCCGAGGCGCTGGGCGACACCGACGCGTGGGGCCTGGACGCGGCGAGTCCCGCGGTGTTCCTCGCGCTGCTCGCGCCGATGCTCAGAAGCACCATGGAACGCGTCACGGCGGGGCTGGCCGTCCTGCTGGCGCTGACGCTGCTGCCCGTTCTGCCGGCGGGCGTGCCCGTTCTGCTGTCGGCGCTCGCGGCACCCGTCGTCCTCTTCCTCATGGGACGGACGAAACGGGGACCGGACCCCGAGGGCCCCGAGGATCGCGCGGCGCCCCGGCAGAAGAAGACGGCACAGCGGGAGAAGGAGGAGCGGCACCCATGA
- a CDS encoding AraC family transcriptional regulator: protein MTGADGTEEWARHWQYAALPDLDLLRARYVRHTFPRHSHEGYVFGAVTGGVEDVGLPGGTVHAVPGTVVMINPEVPHTARSGAPEGWAYATLYPSARVVNDIAAEVTSLRGTVGFAETRVTDPHASRLITEVHRAAEEGNALAADSLLRVLVTRLLSRHGSPLPGLAAHTGGARNAVRARAALEEHMAAPPTLETLAAELGTGPFALLRAFKKEYGMPPHTWLTDARVRRARRLLDAGVAPAEAATAVGFTDQPHLNRHFTRIVGVPPGAYQRERGALRPGR, encoded by the coding sequence ATGACGGGAGCGGACGGCACGGAGGAATGGGCACGGCACTGGCAGTACGCCGCGCTGCCCGACCTCGATCTGCTGCGCGCCCGGTACGTCCGGCACACCTTCCCCCGGCACAGCCATGAGGGCTATGTCTTCGGCGCCGTCACCGGCGGGGTGGAGGACGTGGGGCTGCCGGGCGGCACGGTCCACGCGGTCCCCGGAACCGTCGTCATGATCAACCCCGAGGTCCCGCACACCGCCCGCTCCGGGGCGCCGGAGGGATGGGCGTACGCCACGCTCTACCCGTCGGCCCGGGTCGTCAACGACATCGCGGCCGAGGTGACGTCCCTGCGCGGCACGGTCGGCTTCGCCGAGACCCGGGTGACCGACCCCCATGCCTCCCGCCTGATCACCGAGGTGCACCGGGCGGCGGAGGAGGGCAACGCGCTGGCGGCCGACAGCCTGCTGCGGGTCCTGGTCACGCGGCTCCTCAGCCGGCACGGCAGTCCGTTGCCCGGACTGGCCGCACACACCGGGGGTGCGCGGAACGCCGTACGTGCCCGCGCCGCGCTGGAGGAGCACATGGCCGCCCCGCCCACGCTGGAGACGCTCGCCGCCGAGCTGGGCACCGGCCCGTTCGCGCTGCTGAGAGCGTTCAAGAAGGAGTACGGGATGCCGCCCCACACGTGGCTCACCGACGCCCGGGTGCGCAGGGCCCGTCGCCTGCTCGACGCCGGTGTCGCTCCCGCCGAGGCCGCGACCGCCGTCGGCTTCACGGATCAGCCGCACCTCAACCGCCACTTCACCCGGATCGTGGGTGTGCCGCCCGGCGCCTACCAGCGCGAGCGCGGGGCGCTGCGGCCCGGCCGATGA